ATCAGCGCCACCGCGCCCAGCCGCAGGATGTCCTGCCAGGTCGGCGCGCGCAGGGTCGACAGGATGTCCGCCGCGAGCAGGAACTCCAGCGCCAGAAGCAGGTAGCGGGCGAAGTCGAGCTGCACCGCCCGCACCCCCTCCCCCACCCGGCGCAGCGCCAGCAGCAGCCCCAGGGCGATGGTGAGCGCGGAGAGCAGCTCGAAGAGTTCTTCCAGCCACAGCGCGACCAGGCCCGCCAGTTCACCCAGCATGGCTCTCCTCCATCCGTGCGGTCGTCATGGCCCCCAGCATAGGGACCACACGGCGGCGGCAGAGGGAGCCGAAGCCTTCACCCCCTGTGGCCTAGGCCGATCCCTGTTCTCCCCGGTTTACTGGAAGCTGCCCAGGTCGAGCGTCACGCTGTAGGCGCAGTTCGTGTCCGCCTCGGTGCGCAGGAGGAGTTCCACCCGGTCGCTCGCGCCGATTCCCGCCTTCAGGGGCTCGAAGTAGTAGACGAGGGTGCCCGTCCAGGTGCCGTCGGCCTCCCGCTTGAAGTCGTTGACGTAGCTGCTGCGCAGGGGCGCGATCACCCGGGGCTGGGCCGGGGTGCCCTGCGGTTGGGCCGGGGCGGCGCTCGCTGGAGGAGTCACCGCGGCCCCGGTGGTCGAGGGGGCCGGGGTGGTCGGGGAGGCGCCCTGCCCCGCGGTGGGAACTGCGGGGGCGCGCAGGCGCACGAGGTAGGCGCTGCGGGCCTTCTCGCTGGGGAGGCCGCGCACCTGCACGTCCACGCGAAGCTGTCCTGCGGGCAGAGCAGGAGAACGTGCCGGT
This sequence is a window from Deinococcus planocerae. Protein-coding genes within it:
- a CDS encoding DUF1622 domain-containing protein — protein: MLGELAGLVALWLEELFELLSALTIALGLLLALRRVGEGVRAVQLDFARYLLLALEFLLAADILSTLRAPTWQDILRLGAVALIRTGLDFYLSRELREEPRQAAPQVSRSENRLP